The Tamandua tetradactyla isolate mTamTet1 chromosome 8, mTamTet1.pri, whole genome shotgun sequence genome includes a window with the following:
- the LOC143645185 gene encoding olfactory receptor 52P1-like yields MLIFNHSSFTTFTLMGIPGLQSQHLWLSMPFSSIFLAILIGNGAILSLVATEPTLHTPMYLLLSQLMVVDLVSTLSLMPKLLCLFWFNDQNIAANACFTQMFFIHGTSVVRSALLVAMAFDRYVAVCEPLHYNTILSHSLVRCLGLVALSKGVILILPMPVLLQRLTFCHMVIPHTYCDHMALVKMACDHTRPNRIYGLFVVLLVVGVDLLLISFSYALILQAVVRLKSQDATCKALNTCSAHIFVILVTYVPGLFSFLAHRIGYNIPPHAHILLANLYLLIPSMFNPIIYGIKMKEIRDKVAKCLCRGTASAVGPRNKTVSK; encoded by the coding sequence ATGCTAATCTTCAACCATTCCAGCTTCACGACCTTCACTCTGATGGGTATACCTGGCTTACAGTCACAGCACTTGTGGCTCTCTATGCCTTTTTCCTCCATATTTTTGGCTATCCTCATAGGCAATGGTGCTATCCTCTCCCTCGTAGCCACAGAGCCAACACTTCACACACCAATGTACCTGCTACTGTCCCAGCTGATGGTGGTTGACCTCGTATCTACTCTCTCTCTGATGCCCAAGCTCCTCTGCCTCTTTTGGTTTAATGATCAGAATATTGCTGCCAATGCCTGTTTCACTCAGATGTTTTTCATTCATGGTACATCTGTGGTAAGATCAGCCCTACTTGTGGCAATGGCTTTTGACCGCTATGTGGCTGTGTGTGAGCCATTACACTACAATACGATCCTGAGCCATTCCTTAGTCAGATGTCTGGGGCTGGTAGCTCTCTCCAAGGGGGTGATTCTTATCCTGCCCATGCCTGTCCTGCTTCAAAGGTTGACCTTCTGCCACATGGTCATTCCTCATACCTACTGTGACCACATGGCTCTGGTGAAAATGGCCTGTGACCACACCAGACCCAATCGTATCTATGGGCTTTTTGTGGTCCTTCTTGTGGTAGGAGTTGATCTACTACTCATCAGCTTCTCTTATGCCCTCATTCTACAAGCTGTGGTACGCCTCAAGTCTCAAGATGCCACCTGCAAAGCCCTGAACACCTGCTCAGCGCACATTTTTGTCATCCTTGTCACCTATGTGCCTggactcttttcttttcttgcccaccGCATTGGTTACAATATCCCACCTCATGCCCACATTCTCCttgccaatctctaccttctcATACCCTCAATGTTCAACCCCATCATCTACGGTATAAAGATGAAGGAAATACGGGACAAGGTTGCCAAGTGTCTATGTAGAGGAACTGCATCAGCTGTGGGTCCCAGGAATAAAACTGTGAGTAAATGA